Proteins encoded by one window of Massilia sp. NR 4-1:
- a CDS encoding DNA/RNA non-specific endonuclease, translating into MVQKSLAAALLAGSMLFAGIAGAACSQHYVQGRSPEITNPKLGKATQELCYRAFGVMHSGLTRTPLWSAEYLTAQNIEAAQDLSRENSFHPEDELPRGQRAELSDYARSGFDRGHMAPNGDMPDRRSQHESFSLANMVPQDPDNNRHIWAGIEQAVRKMAKKEGDLYVISGPAFIGGDLRKVGNVLVPSHLYKVIYSPRQRAGGAWFVANEADARPQTMTVAELESKIGINLLPSLTPQQKQVMLRLPKSGKNKR; encoded by the coding sequence ATGGTTCAGAAATCCCTCGCCGCGGCCCTGCTGGCTGGCAGCATGCTCTTCGCGGGCATCGCAGGCGCAGCCTGCTCGCAACACTATGTTCAAGGACGCAGTCCCGAAATCACCAACCCCAAACTGGGCAAGGCCACGCAGGAATTGTGCTACCGCGCGTTCGGCGTGATGCACAGCGGCCTGACGCGCACTCCCCTGTGGTCGGCCGAATACCTGACCGCCCAGAATATCGAAGCGGCGCAAGACCTCTCGCGCGAAAACAGCTTCCACCCCGAGGACGAGCTGCCGCGCGGCCAGCGCGCCGAACTCTCCGACTACGCGCGCAGCGGCTTCGATCGCGGCCACATGGCCCCCAACGGCGATATGCCGGACCGCCGCAGCCAGCACGAAAGCTTCTCGCTGGCGAATATGGTGCCGCAAGACCCCGACAACAACCGCCATATCTGGGCCGGCATCGAGCAGGCCGTGCGCAAGATGGCGAAGAAAGAAGGCGATCTGTATGTGATCAGCGGCCCGGCCTTCATCGGCGGCGACCTGCGCAAGGTCGGCAATGTGCTGGTGCCGAGCCATTTGTACAAGGTGATTTACAGCCCGCGCCAGCGTGCCGGCGGCGCCTGGTTCGTCGCCAACGAAGCCGATGCGCGTCCGCAAACCATGACGGTGGCGGAGCTGGAAAGTAAAATCGGCATCAACCTGCTGCCCTCGCTGACGCCGCAGCAAAAGCAGGTGATGCTGCGCCTGCCGAAGTCGGGCAAGAACAAACGCTAA
- a CDS encoding diguanylate cyclase domain-containing protein translates to MAMTGFLPRSLKFRLTSFVVVLVLAATSIVTTLALTVAERDMKSVVGSQQINLLSGAAAFIDEQLKNRLNLLAALAESLPEAARRDPEALRQALQTHATVSAEFTNVVAFGRDGELVASLRDSGLSRSLNVSSRPYFLQTLSTKRAVIAPPLRSRLSNLPVVLITQPLLNKKGEVQFVLAGSIDLLHSDFFQQFDLLRPGKTGYLYVMTSDGVIVNHPDKSRLLGHVASRAGTDQATEKALAGFEGWTEAESLEGDGPGIYTFKRLASTNWIAAARYPTSEAFAPMKAMRQQAILLASVFAAAAGLLAWLMVLRFLRPLETLRAHLGDIRTGHADLEALHVGSKDEIGELGAALVEDVRERDAALRQLEASEKRARVIADNIPALISYIDKDLRYRFTNEHYQFLLGVDPKSLLGRTVNDVFGGEVDARWRDCMEAALAGKRVHVEREGEELGRYMHLMVDMVPDFAPDGSVPGFYVMANDITERKMAELTQAASQKRLQLITDHLPALVSAIGPDHHFQFGNAAFQRWLGVDPNTLPGRPVVDAIGEAHYAIAKPCLDRAFRGEVTSYEAKANVGDESRILASTLIPDLRQDGSVAAVYVLTSDMTHVKAVEEQLIELARRDTLTGIANRRMFEETLQQALDRARRRDSPLALAYLDIDHFKSINDTLGHGAGDDVLKEFAARLTASVRSTDTVARLAGDEFAIVFENVLPPDEATTLAERIVGAIRPAFNLQTGMLPVTCSVGIAVHAGPGENPAGLLARADAALYDAKRNGRNGYVVDERPAGPRPVPNPAANRAASANR, encoded by the coding sequence ATGGCTATGACCGGCTTTCTGCCCCGCAGTCTGAAATTTCGCCTGACCAGCTTTGTCGTCGTGCTCGTGCTGGCGGCAACGTCCATTGTGACCACGCTGGCGCTCACGGTGGCCGAACGCGATATGAAAAGCGTGGTTGGCAGCCAGCAAATCAATCTGCTGTCCGGCGCCGCCGCCTTTATCGATGAGCAGCTGAAAAACCGCCTCAACCTGCTGGCCGCACTGGCCGAGTCCCTGCCCGAAGCGGCACGCCGGGATCCGGAGGCGCTGCGCCAGGCCCTGCAGACCCATGCCACCGTGTCGGCCGAATTCACCAATGTGGTGGCGTTCGGGCGCGACGGCGAACTGGTGGCCAGCTTGCGCGACTCGGGCCTGAGCCGCTCGCTCAACGTCTCCAGCCGCCCCTATTTTCTGCAAACCCTGTCCACCAAGCGCGCCGTGATCGCGCCGCCGCTGCGCAGCCGCCTGTCGAACCTGCCGGTGGTGCTGATCACCCAGCCGCTGCTGAATAAAAAGGGCGAGGTGCAGTTCGTGCTGGCCGGCAGCATCGACCTGCTGCACTCCGACTTCTTTCAGCAGTTCGACCTGCTGCGGCCCGGGAAGACCGGCTATCTTTATGTCATGACCAGCGACGGCGTGATCGTCAACCATCCCGACAAATCGCGCCTGCTGGGCCATGTCGCTTCGCGCGCCGGCACCGACCAGGCCACCGAAAAGGCCTTGGCCGGCTTCGAGGGCTGGACCGAGGCCGAAAGCCTGGAGGGCGACGGCCCCGGCATCTACACCTTCAAGCGCCTGGCCAGCACCAACTGGATCGCGGCGGCGCGCTATCCGACCAGCGAGGCCTTCGCGCCGATGAAGGCCATGCGCCAGCAAGCCATCCTGCTGGCCTCCGTGTTTGCGGCGGCGGCCGGCCTGCTGGCCTGGCTCATGGTGCTGCGCTTTCTGCGGCCGCTGGAGACCCTGCGCGCCCATCTGGGCGATATCCGCACCGGCCATGCCGACCTGGAAGCGCTGCATGTGGGCAGCAAGGATGAAATCGGCGAACTCGGCGCGGCCCTGGTGGAAGACGTGCGCGAACGCGATGCCGCGCTGCGCCAGCTGGAGGCCAGCGAAAAGCGGGCGCGCGTCATCGCCGACAATATTCCCGCGCTGATTTCGTATATCGACAAGGACTTGCGCTACCGTTTCACCAACGAGCATTACCAGTTCCTGCTGGGCGTCGATCCCAAGTCCCTGCTGGGCCGCACCGTCAACGATGTCTTCGGCGGCGAGGTCGATGCGCGCTGGCGCGACTGCATGGAGGCGGCATTGGCCGGCAAGCGCGTGCACGTCGAGCGCGAAGGCGAGGAGCTGGGCCGCTATATGCACCTGATGGTGGACATGGTGCCCGACTTCGCGCCCGATGGCAGCGTGCCGGGCTTCTACGTGATGGCCAACGACATTACCGAGCGCAAGATGGCCGAGCTGACCCAGGCCGCCAGCCAGAAGCGCCTGCAACTGATCACCGACCACCTGCCGGCGCTGGTGTCGGCCATCGGCCCCGACCACCATTTCCAGTTCGGGAATGCGGCCTTCCAGCGCTGGCTGGGCGTCGATCCCAACACCCTGCCCGGCCGCCCCGTGGTGGACGCCATCGGCGAAGCGCATTACGCCATCGCCAAGCCTTGCCTGGACCGCGCCTTCCGGGGCGAAGTCACCAGCTACGAGGCCAAGGCCAATGTCGGCGACGAGTCGCGCATCCTGGCCTCGACGCTGATTCCGGACCTGCGCCAGGACGGCAGCGTGGCCGCCGTGTACGTGCTGACCAGCGATATGACCCATGTGAAGGCGGTCGAGGAGCAGTTGATCGAACTGGCGCGGCGCGACACCCTGACCGGCATCGCCAACCGCCGCATGTTCGAGGAAACCCTGCAGCAGGCGCTGGACCGCGCACGCCGCCGCGACAGCCCGCTGGCCCTGGCCTACCTCGACATCGACCACTTCAAGAGCATCAACGACACCCTGGGCCACGGCGCGGGCGACGATGTGCTCAAGGAGTTCGCCGCGCGCCTGACGGCCAGCGTGCGCTCCACCGACACGGTGGCCCGCCTGGCGGGCGACGAATTCGCCATCGTCTTCGAGAACGTGCTGCCGCCGGACGAGGCAACCACCCTGGCCGAGCGCATCGTGGGCGCCATCCGCCCCGCCTTCAATCTGCAGACCGGCATGCTGCCG
- a CDS encoding LysE family translocator: MNQAANLWLYFAVVFGIIVLPGLDMAFVMANSMLGGRRAGMAAVAGIIAGGFCHLLMGALGAAVVLQLWPQLFQYMLLGGAIYIAWMGYTFLRSSAVFAPGAAREVLAPAVIFRRAMLTSLLNPKAYIFMLAIFPQFLKPGQGPLWLQSGVLGAITAATQAAVYGALALAASQATLWFARNPAAAAWTARAIGLLLLLTAALSAAQAWKAA, encoded by the coding sequence ATGAACCAGGCGGCCAATCTGTGGCTCTATTTCGCAGTCGTTTTCGGCATCATCGTCTTGCCGGGACTGGACATGGCTTTCGTCATGGCGAATTCGATGCTGGGCGGACGGCGCGCGGGCATGGCGGCGGTGGCGGGGATTATCGCCGGCGGTTTCTGCCATCTGCTGATGGGCGCCCTGGGCGCGGCCGTGGTGCTCCAGCTGTGGCCCCAGCTGTTCCAGTACATGCTGCTGGGCGGCGCCATCTACATCGCCTGGATGGGCTACACCTTCCTGCGCAGCAGCGCCGTGTTCGCGCCGGGCGCGGCGCGCGAAGTGCTGGCGCCCGCCGTCATTTTTCGCCGCGCCATGCTGACCAGCCTGCTCAATCCCAAGGCCTATATCTTTATGCTGGCGATCTTTCCGCAATTCCTGAAGCCGGGCCAGGGGCCGCTCTGGCTGCAATCGGGTGTGCTGGGCGCGATCACGGCGGCGACCCAGGCGGCCGTGTATGGCGCACTGGCGCTGGCGGCCAGCCAAGCCACGCTCTGGTTTGCGCGCAATCCGGCCGCCGCCGCGTGGACGGCGCGCGCCATCGGCCTGCTCCTGCTGCTGACGGCAGCGCTCAGCGCCGCCCAGGCATGGAAAGCCGCCTAG
- a CDS encoding YafY family protein, with protein sequence MYHPTTRVLAVLELLQAHGRMSGAELARILQVDGRTLRRYIVMLEDMGIPITADRGRHGGYALMAGFKLPPMMFTDDEALALSLGLLAARSLGLAEAAPAVASAQAKLERIMPDSLKWRGGAIDDTVRLDLRCGTAPPTNAALGVLSAAAQVSQRVHLRYLAPALLAPEGAARPARETGRDFDPYGLAYYMGFWYTVGFCHLRGGLRTFRLDRISEVRPLVAAFQRPAGFDALEHLRHSIATLPRKFAATVLLQTDLESARATLMEYMGLLEQTADGILLHSQTDELAWLARQLASLPFAFRVVSPSELGEEVRRHARRLLQGES encoded by the coding sequence ATGTACCATCCAACCACCCGTGTTTTGGCAGTCCTGGAACTGCTGCAGGCCCATGGACGCATGAGCGGCGCGGAACTCGCGCGCATCCTGCAAGTGGACGGGCGCACGCTGCGCCGCTACATTGTGATGCTGGAGGATATGGGCATCCCGATCACGGCCGACCGTGGCCGCCACGGCGGCTACGCGCTGATGGCCGGCTTTAAGCTGCCGCCCATGATGTTCACCGACGACGAGGCGCTGGCCCTCTCGCTTGGCCTGCTGGCCGCGCGCAGCCTCGGCCTGGCCGAAGCCGCGCCGGCCGTCGCCAGCGCCCAGGCCAAGCTCGAACGCATCATGCCGGACAGCCTGAAATGGCGGGGCGGCGCCATCGACGACACCGTGCGCCTCGACCTGCGCTGCGGCACGGCGCCGCCGACCAATGCCGCCCTTGGCGTGCTGAGCGCCGCCGCCCAGGTCAGCCAGCGCGTGCATCTGCGCTATCTGGCGCCCGCGCTGCTGGCGCCGGAAGGAGCGGCCAGGCCGGCGCGCGAAACCGGGCGCGATTTCGATCCGTATGGCCTGGCTTACTATATGGGCTTCTGGTACACGGTGGGGTTCTGCCATCTGCGCGGCGGTCTGCGCACCTTCCGGCTCGACCGCATCAGCGAGGTGCGTCCTCTGGTGGCGGCCTTCCAGCGTCCCGCCGGCTTCGACGCGCTGGAACACCTGCGCCATTCGATCGCCACGCTGCCGCGTAAATTCGCCGCCACCGTCCTGCTCCAGACCGACCTGGAAAGCGCGCGCGCCACGTTGATGGAGTATATGGGCCTGTTGGAACAGACGGCGGACGGCATCCTGCTGCATAGCCAGACCGACGAACTGGCTTGGCTGGCGCGTCAGCTGGCCAGTCTTCCATTTGCCTTCCGGGTTGTCAGTCCGTCTGAACTGGGCGAGGAAGTGCGGCGCCATGCGCGGCGCCTGCTGCAAGGCGAAAGCTAG
- a CDS encoding 3-hydroxyacyl-CoA dehydrogenase family protein yields MHDLRVIGVIGAGVMGRGLAQDLAQHGYAVLLTDRSDEILEEAKRAVRHSLRAQMLQQGGGKREGSDAIMARIATSTQLEVLSDADFVIENVTEKWEIKKTIYPVIDRVCPERTVFAANTSAISITRLASLTKRPERVLGMHFMNPVPMKKTVEMIRGYHTAEQTIATAKQLLQGFGKEAVVVADAPGFVSNRVLMLTINEAAFLVQDRVAAPEDVDKIFRECFGHTMGPLATADLIGLDTILYSIEVLYDSFNDDKYRPCPLLKKMVDAGLHGRKNGKGFFNY; encoded by the coding sequence ATGCACGATTTACGGGTAATCGGCGTCATCGGCGCCGGCGTCATGGGGCGCGGCCTGGCCCAGGATCTGGCCCAGCACGGCTATGCCGTACTGCTGACCGACCGCAGCGACGAGATACTGGAGGAGGCCAAACGCGCCGTGCGCCACAGCCTGCGCGCGCAGATGCTGCAGCAGGGCGGCGGTAAGCGCGAGGGGAGTGATGCCATCATGGCAAGAATCGCCACCTCCACCCAGCTGGAAGTGTTGAGCGACGCCGACTTCGTGATCGAAAACGTGACGGAAAAATGGGAGATCAAAAAGACCATTTACCCGGTGATCGACCGCGTCTGCCCGGAGCGCACGGTATTCGCCGCGAATACCTCGGCCATTTCGATCACCCGCCTGGCCTCGCTGACCAAGCGGCCTGAACGCGTGCTCGGCATGCACTTCATGAATCCGGTGCCGATGAAGAAAACCGTGGAAATGATACGCGGCTACCACACGGCCGAGCAGACCATCGCCACCGCCAAGCAGTTGCTGCAGGGCTTCGGCAAGGAAGCCGTGGTGGTGGCCGATGCCCCCGGGTTTGTCTCCAACCGCGTGCTGATGCTGACGATTAATGAGGCGGCCTTTCTGGTGCAAGACCGGGTGGCGGCGCCGGAAGACGTCGACAAGATATTCCGCGAATGTTTTGGCCACACCATGGGACCGCTCGCCACCGCCGATTTAATCGGGCTCGACACCATCTTATATTCGATCGAAGTTTTATACGACAGTTTTAACGACGATAAATACCGGCCTTGTCCGCTGCTTAAAAAAATGGTCGATGCCGGCCTGCATGGCCGGAAAAATGGAAAAGGCTTTTTCAATTATTAA
- a CDS encoding methyl-accepting chemotaxis protein, with product MNIANIKIGHRLTIAFLLTIFALALVVGVGATALKIVSGEIEQTIGQRYQNISVLNQLKTALNLEARSSANALLAEQPADLERELAQIAATKRDAGEALSQAAALLQTEQAKTLYAAIGAERAKYETARESLLAQLRGAQREAALALMTEQVRPAQRSYFAAVDALIDFQASQMQTSGRSAEDLANQSALAMVALGVVGGILSLLTAWYITRGIVRPIGHAVKVARTVAAGDLTSTIEVRSRDEVGQLTAALRDMNASLLKIVGEVRQGSDSIGMASAEIAAGNQDLSNRTEQQAASLEEASSSMAELTSTVKRNAESAHQANELAAAASEVAGKGGAVVAQVVERMASINASSHKIVDIISVIDSIAFQTNILALNAAVEAARAGEQGRGFAVVAGEVRNLAQRSSAAAHEIKNLIDDSVDQIASGAKLVDQAGGTMHEIMASVQRVTGIMAEISEASREQLSGIEQINHAVAGMDQGTQQNAALVEQASAAAITMRQQAEHLATAVGVFRLAADGLVGARGRMQRQQTSNGAAGAAVGAGNDGISGGGVIDASRAATRSVSTASVARLPRPQYGAKKRGVQAAKPSTAFEEEPRSA from the coding sequence ATGAATATCGCAAATATCAAGATTGGTCATCGCCTCACCATTGCCTTCCTGCTTACCATTTTTGCCCTGGCCCTGGTGGTTGGCGTGGGCGCCACCGCGCTGAAGATCGTCAGCGGCGAAATCGAACAGACCATCGGCCAGCGCTACCAGAACATCAGTGTGCTGAACCAGCTCAAGACCGCCCTCAACCTGGAAGCGCGCAGCAGCGCCAACGCCCTGCTGGCCGAGCAGCCGGCCGACCTGGAGCGCGAACTGGCGCAGATCGCCGCCACCAAGCGCGATGCCGGCGAGGCGCTGAGCCAGGCCGCCGCCCTGCTGCAAACCGAACAAGCGAAGACCCTGTACGCCGCCATCGGCGCCGAACGCGCCAAATACGAAACGGCCCGCGAAAGCCTGTTGGCCCAGTTGCGCGGCGCGCAGCGCGAAGCGGCGCTGGCGCTGATGACGGAGCAGGTACGCCCGGCCCAGCGCAGCTACTTCGCCGCCGTCGATGCCTTGATCGACTTCCAGGCCAGCCAGATGCAGACCTCGGGCCGCAGCGCCGAAGACCTGGCCAACCAGTCCGCGCTGGCCATGGTGGCGCTGGGCGTGGTGGGCGGCATTCTGAGCCTGCTGACGGCCTGGTATATCACGCGCGGCATCGTGCGGCCCATCGGCCACGCCGTGAAGGTGGCGCGCACCGTGGCGGCCGGCGACCTGACCTCCACCATCGAGGTGCGCTCGCGGGACGAGGTGGGCCAGCTCACCGCCGCCCTGCGCGATATGAATGCCTCGCTGCTGAAGATCGTGGGCGAGGTGCGCCAGGGTTCGGACAGCATCGGCATGGCCTCGGCCGAAATCGCCGCCGGCAACCAGGACCTCTCCAACCGCACCGAACAGCAGGCCGCCTCGCTGGAGGAAGCTTCGTCCTCGATGGCGGAGCTGACCTCGACCGTCAAGCGCAATGCCGAAAGCGCGCACCAAGCCAATGAATTGGCGGCGGCGGCGTCCGAGGTAGCGGGCAAAGGCGGCGCGGTGGTGGCCCAGGTGGTCGAGCGCATGGCCTCGATCAATGCCTCCTCGCACAAGATCGTGGACATCATCAGCGTCATCGACAGCATCGCCTTCCAGACCAATATCCTGGCCCTGAACGCCGCCGTGGAAGCGGCACGCGCCGGCGAGCAGGGACGCGGCTTTGCCGTGGTGGCAGGAGAGGTACGCAATTTGGCCCAGCGCTCATCCGCCGCCGCGCACGAAATCAAGAACCTGATCGACGATTCGGTGGACCAGATCGCCAGCGGCGCCAAGCTGGTCGACCAGGCCGGCGGCACCATGCACGAGATCATGGCCAGCGTGCAGCGCGTGACCGGCATCATGGCCGAGATTTCGGAAGCCAGCCGCGAGCAGTTGTCCGGCATCGAACAGATCAACCATGCGGTGGCGGGCATGGACCAGGGCACGCAGCAGAACGCGGCACTGGTGGAGCAGGCTTCCGCCGCCGCCATCACCATGCGCCAGCAGGCAGAGCACCTGGCGACTGCGGTGGGCGTCTTCCGCCTGGCAGCCGATGGCTTGGTCGGTGCGCGCGGCCGCATGCAGCGCCAGCAAACCAGCAATGGCGCGGCCGGCGCAGCTGTCGGCGCCGGCAACGATGGCATCAGCGGCGGCGGCGTCATCGATGCCAGCCGGGCAGCCACGCGCAGCGTTAGCACTGCCAGTGTCGCCCGCCTGCCGCGCCCCCAATACGGTGCAAAAAAGCGGGGCGTGCAGGCCGCCAAGCCAAGCACGGCTTTTGAGGAAGAGCCGCGTTCCGCCTGA
- a CDS encoding BBE domain-containing protein, with amino-acid sequence MQWVQARQDCRFSEALRVFALPARHFWDADYFRRHLPGVLQNDERPGASPDHVVWAGDKEEAGWHIHSYQSLWLPRQLLDENALSTLAGALFAASRHWGVQLHFNKGMVGASPATLAACRDTAANPNMLGAFALAIVAGGGAPAYPGMPGRTPNAAEARADAQRVGQAMAELKRLAPDGGAYVSESDFFQPDWQDAYWGSNYARLAAVKRQYDPHGLFFVHHGAGSEAWSADGFTPLAS; translated from the coding sequence GTGCAGTGGGTGCAAGCGCGCCAGGACTGCCGCTTCAGCGAAGCGCTGCGGGTATTCGCGCTGCCGGCGCGCCATTTCTGGGATGCGGATTATTTCCGGCGCCACCTGCCGGGCGTGCTGCAGAACGACGAGCGCCCTGGCGCCTCGCCCGACCATGTGGTGTGGGCAGGCGACAAGGAGGAAGCGGGCTGGCATATCCACAGCTACCAGTCGCTCTGGCTGCCGCGGCAGCTATTGGACGAGAATGCGTTGTCCACGCTGGCCGGCGCCCTGTTCGCGGCCAGCCGCCACTGGGGCGTGCAGCTGCATTTCAATAAGGGCATGGTCGGCGCATCACCAGCCACGCTGGCGGCCTGCCGCGACACCGCCGCCAATCCCAACATGCTGGGCGCCTTTGCGCTGGCCATCGTCGCCGGCGGCGGCGCCCCCGCGTATCCGGGCATGCCGGGGCGGACGCCCAATGCGGCCGAGGCGCGCGCCGACGCGCAAAGGGTCGGCCAGGCCATGGCCGAGCTGAAACGCCTGGCCCCCGATGGCGGCGCGTATGTCTCGGAAAGCGACTTCTTCCAGCCCGACTGGCAAGATGCCTACTGGGGCAGCAATTACGCGCGGCTCGCCGCCGTCAAGCGGCAATACGATCCGCACGGCCTGTTCTTCGTCCACCACGGGGCCGGCAGCGAAGCCTGGAGCGCCGACGGCTTCACGCCGCTGGCCTCATGA
- a CDS encoding putative signal transducing protein — translation MDDDYRILARFMIPTDAHVMRGCLAAAGIAAVVTDDQHMQANLLLAPAIGGARLLVLEKDAQAAEEILQAFQRGEFELPDDADFDPEHNPDAR, via the coding sequence ATGGACGACGATTACCGCATTCTTGCACGCTTCATGATCCCGACCGATGCGCATGTGATGCGCGGCTGCCTGGCCGCCGCCGGCATCGCGGCGGTCGTGACGGACGACCAGCATATGCAGGCCAACCTGCTGCTGGCGCCAGCCATCGGCGGCGCGCGCTTGCTGGTGCTGGAAAAGGATGCGCAGGCGGCCGAAGAAATCCTGCAAGCCTTCCAGCGCGGCGAATTCGAACTGCCGGACGATGCGGACTTCGATCCCGAGCACAATCCCGATGCGCGCTAG
- a CDS encoding aminoglycoside phosphotransferase family protein translates to MFEPYLTQWQLTPDGGLLSTHSSRLLPVRCADGRVAMLKVATATEERFGGLLMNWWNGEGAAQVYAHDGDALLLERAQGKQDLLDMALAGRDDEATRIICAAVARLHAPRTVPLPKLIPLSNWFGSLEAAAGQYGGVYAQCLATAHGLLATQREIVPLHGDVHHRNVLDFEERGWLAIDPKRLLGERAFDYVHVLCNPDLPTTPDAERFYRQLDIVVQASGLPRRRLLQWTIAFSGLSAAWFLEDGQEPHSDLGVVRHALAALNGEGHP, encoded by the coding sequence ATGTTCGAACCTTATCTGACCCAATGGCAGCTGACGCCCGATGGCGGTTTGCTCAGTACCCACAGCAGCCGCCTGCTGCCGGTGCGCTGCGCCGACGGCCGCGTGGCCATGCTGAAGGTGGCGACCGCAACGGAGGAGCGCTTCGGCGGCCTGTTGATGAATTGGTGGAATGGCGAGGGCGCGGCCCAGGTGTATGCCCACGACGGCGACGCCCTGCTGCTGGAGCGCGCCCAGGGCAAGCAGGATTTGCTGGACATGGCGCTGGCCGGCCGTGACGACGAGGCCACCCGCATCATCTGTGCCGCCGTCGCGCGCCTGCATGCGCCGCGCACGGTCCCGCTGCCGAAACTGATTCCGCTGTCGAACTGGTTCGGCTCGCTGGAGGCGGCGGCTGGCCAGTATGGCGGCGTGTATGCGCAGTGCCTGGCCACGGCACACGGGCTGCTGGCGACCCAGCGCGAGATTGTGCCCTTGCATGGCGATGTCCACCACCGCAATGTGCTTGACTTCGAAGAGCGCGGCTGGCTGGCCATCGATCCCAAGCGCCTGCTCGGCGAACGCGCCTTCGACTATGTGCATGTACTGTGCAATCCCGACCTGCCCACCACGCCCGATGCGGAACGTTTCTACCGCCAGCTCGATATCGTGGTGCAGGCATCCGGCTTGCCCCGGCGCCGCTTACTGCAATGGACGATCGCGTTCAGCGGCCTGTCCGCCGCCTGGTTCCTGGAGGATGGCCAGGAGCCGCATAGCGATCTGGGCGTGGTGCGGCACGCCCTTGCGGCGCTCAACGGCGAAGGCCATCCATGA
- a CDS encoding thioesterase II family protein produces MSLSNPWIQIFKPQSNAALNLICFPFAGGGTQSFSKWPEYLPDEIEVRAIRLPGRETRLREPAIADVQALIDAMLQAPGVRSCFDKPFVLFGHSMGALIAFELARRLQAEGQDNLQGLLVSGRVAPQCKPPREPIHALAPEDFVRELRRLGGTPDEVLNDPDLMALILPMLRGDFSVNENYAYRPQPRLACDIVAFGGLQDSETTRASVDAWREVGDGGFSLRMVPGDHFFIQSAQALFLRLLAIELYGSLSRLPDTEQLAVPL; encoded by the coding sequence GTGAGTCTTAGTAATCCTTGGATCCAGATTTTTAAGCCGCAAAGTAATGCTGCGCTAAATTTAATTTGCTTTCCGTTTGCCGGGGGCGGCACGCAAAGTTTCAGTAAATGGCCGGAATATCTGCCGGACGAAATCGAGGTGCGGGCGATCCGCCTGCCGGGCCGTGAAACGCGGCTGCGCGAACCAGCCATCGCCGATGTGCAGGCGCTGATCGATGCCATGCTGCAAGCGCCCGGCGTCCGCTCCTGCTTCGACAAACCCTTCGTCCTGTTCGGCCACAGCATGGGCGCCCTGATCGCCTTCGAGCTGGCGCGCCGCCTGCAAGCCGAAGGCCAGGACAATCTGCAAGGCTTGCTGGTGTCGGGACGCGTGGCGCCCCAGTGCAAGCCGCCGCGCGAGCCGATCCACGCCTTGGCGCCCGAGGACTTCGTCCGCGAGCTGCGCCGCCTGGGCGGAACGCCGGACGAGGTGCTCAACGATCCCGACCTGATGGCCCTCATCCTGCCCATGCTGAGAGGCGATTTTTCCGTCAACGAAAACTATGCCTACCGGCCGCAACCCCGGCTGGCCTGCGATATCGTCGCCTTCGGCGGCCTGCAGGACAGCGAAACCACGCGTGCCAGCGTCGATGCCTGGCGCGAAGTGGGGGATGGTGGCTTCAGCCTGCGCATGGTGCCCGGTGACCACTTCTTCATCCAGTCGGCGCAAGCGCTGTTCCTGCGCTTGCTGGCGATCGAGCTGTACGGCAGCTTAAGCCGCTTGCCGGACACCGAGCAACTCGCCGTTCCGCTTTAA
- a CDS encoding GNAT family N-acetyltransferase has translation MSIHIQAASAANAADANMLDLAFEVDSRLLLSATPAGISYEVLPVQPYLKTYPAEGERIPAGYLDSAESAAFLAYADDSPAGMILLSTGWNGLAVIDDIAISGALRRRGIGAALISQAKEWTRQRGLPGIMLETQDNNVAACRLYQRCGFVLKGFDRGLYAAQDGVAAETALFWYYFES, from the coding sequence ATGAGCATCCACATCCAAGCCGCCAGCGCTGCCAATGCCGCCGACGCCAATATGCTGGACCTGGCTTTTGAGGTCGATTCGCGCCTGCTGCTGTCCGCCACGCCGGCCGGCATCAGTTATGAAGTCCTCCCGGTCCAGCCCTATCTCAAAACGTATCCGGCGGAGGGCGAGCGCATTCCGGCCGGGTATCTGGATAGCGCCGAGAGTGCGGCCTTCTTGGCCTATGCCGACGACAGTCCGGCCGGCATGATCCTGCTCTCCACCGGCTGGAACGGCCTGGCCGTGATCGACGATATCGCCATTTCCGGCGCCTTGCGCCGGCGCGGCATCGGTGCGGCGCTGATCTCCCAGGCCAAGGAATGGACGCGCCAGCGCGGCCTGCCCGGCATCATGCTGGAGACCCAGGACAATAATGTGGCGGCCTGCCGCCTGTATCAGCGCTGCGGCTTCGTGCTGAAAGGCTTCGACCGCGGCTTGTATGCGGCGCAGGACGGCGTGGCGGCGGAAACCGCCCTGTTCTGGTACTACTTCGAATCCTGA